One Gambusia affinis linkage group LG15, SWU_Gaff_1.0, whole genome shotgun sequence genomic window carries:
- the smad9 gene encoding mothers against decapentaplegic homolog 9 isoform X1 — MNSSSSITSLFSFTSPAVKRLLGWKQGDEEEKWAEKAVDSLVKKLKKKKGAMEELERALSCPGQPSKCVTIPRSLDGRLQVSHRKGLPHVIYCRVWRWPDLQSHHELKPLECCEFPFGSKQKDICVNPYHYRRVETPVLPPVLVPRHSEFNPQHSLLAKFRNASLNNEPLMPQNATYPDSFPPLPVSSFSSSPTSSLAQSPTSQSYPNSPTSSAEPGSPYHITAETPPPPYSMMETNTQEDMKPSNSTETPKLTFSAPHRDMRPVCYEEPEYWCSIAYYELNNRVGETFHASSRSVLVDGFTDPSNNKNRFCLGLLSNVNRNSTIEHTRRHIGKGLHLYYVGGEVYAECLSDSSIFVQSRNCNFQHGFHTTTVCKIPSGCSLKIFNNQLFAQLLAQSVNHGFEVVYELTKMCTIRMSFVKGWGAEYHRQDVTSTPCWIEVHLHGPLQWLDKVLTQMGSPHNPISSVS, encoded by the exons ATGAACTCTTCTTCGTCGATTACATCCTTGTTCTCCTTCACTAGCCCTGCCGTTAAGCGTCTGCTTGGCTGGAAACAAGGAGATGAGGAGGAAAAGTGGGCAGAAAAGGCCGTGGATTCTCTGGTgaagaaactgaagaagaaaaagggagCAATGGAGGAACTGGAGCGAGCTCTCAGCTGCCCTGGGCAGCCCA GTAAGTGTGTGACAATTCCTCGGTCGCTGGATGGGAGACTGCAGGTGTCCCACAGGAAGGGTCTTCCCCATGTCATCTACTGCAGGGTGTGGCGCTGGCCTGACCTGCAGTCCCACCATGAGCTGAAACCCCTCGAATGCTGCGAGTTCCCCTTTGGCTCCAAACAAAAGGACATCTGTGTCAACCCTTACCACTACAGGCGTGTGGAGACTCCAG TGCTTCCACCAGTTCTGGTCCCACGCCACAGTGAGTTCAACCCTCAGCACAGTTTACTGGCCAAGTTCAGGAATGCTTCCCTGAACAATGAGCCACTGATGCCACAGAATGCCACCTACCCAGACTCCTTCCCGCCGCTTCCcgtctcctccttctcctcctctccaaCTTCCTCCCTCGCCCAATCACCCACCTCACAGAGTTACCCCAACTCCCCCACCAGCTCTGCAGAACCTGGCAGTCCGTATCACATCACAG CTGAGACTCCTCCCCCTCCATACAGTATGATGGAGACAAATACTCAAGAAGATATGAAGCCAAGCAATTCTACAGAAACCCCCAAACTCACATTCTCTGCTCCACACAGAG ATATGAGGCCTGTTTGTTACGAAGAGCCTGAGTACTGGTGCTCCATAGCTTACTATGAGCTCAACAACCGGGTGGGGGAGACGTTCCACGCCTCGTCCCGCAGCGTCTTGGTTGACGGCTTTACAGACCCATCCAATAACAAGAACCGATTCTGTCTTGGTCTGCTTTCCAATGTCAACCGCAACTCCACCATCGAGCACACTCGCAGGCACATAGGCAAAG GTTTACATCTGTACTACGTGGGAGGGGAGGTTTATGCAGAGTGTTTGAGTGACAGCAGCATCTTTGTGCAGAGCCGTAACTGTAACTTCCAGCATGGCTTCCACACCACCACTGTGTGCAAGATCCCAAGTGGCTGCAGCCTTAAGATCTTTAACAACCAGCTGTTTGCTCAGCTTCTCGCCCAGTCTGTCAACCACGGCTTCGAGGTCGTCTACGAGCTCACCAAGATGTGCACCATCCGCATGAGCTTTGTCAAG GGTTGGGGTGCTGAATACCACCGTCAAGATGTGACCAGCACCCCCTGCTGGATAGAAGTGCACCTGCATGGACCCCTGCAGTGGCTGGACAAGGTGCTTACGCAGATGGGATCCCCACACAACCCTATCTCTTCTGTATCATAA
- the smad9 gene encoding mothers against decapentaplegic homolog 9 isoform X2 yields the protein MEELERALSCPGQPSKCVTIPRSLDGRLQVSHRKGLPHVIYCRVWRWPDLQSHHELKPLECCEFPFGSKQKDICVNPYHYRRVETPVLPPVLVPRHSEFNPQHSLLAKFRNASLNNEPLMPQNATYPDSFPPLPVSSFSSSPTSSLAQSPTSQSYPNSPTSSAEPGSPYHITAETPPPPYSMMETNTQEDMKPSNSTETPKLTFSAPHRDMRPVCYEEPEYWCSIAYYELNNRVGETFHASSRSVLVDGFTDPSNNKNRFCLGLLSNVNRNSTIEHTRRHIGKGLHLYYVGGEVYAECLSDSSIFVQSRNCNFQHGFHTTTVCKIPSGCSLKIFNNQLFAQLLAQSVNHGFEVVYELTKMCTIRMSFVKGWGAEYHRQDVTSTPCWIEVHLHGPLQWLDKVLTQMGSPHNPISSVS from the exons ATGGAGGAACTGGAGCGAGCTCTCAGCTGCCCTGGGCAGCCCA GTAAGTGTGTGACAATTCCTCGGTCGCTGGATGGGAGACTGCAGGTGTCCCACAGGAAGGGTCTTCCCCATGTCATCTACTGCAGGGTGTGGCGCTGGCCTGACCTGCAGTCCCACCATGAGCTGAAACCCCTCGAATGCTGCGAGTTCCCCTTTGGCTCCAAACAAAAGGACATCTGTGTCAACCCTTACCACTACAGGCGTGTGGAGACTCCAG TGCTTCCACCAGTTCTGGTCCCACGCCACAGTGAGTTCAACCCTCAGCACAGTTTACTGGCCAAGTTCAGGAATGCTTCCCTGAACAATGAGCCACTGATGCCACAGAATGCCACCTACCCAGACTCCTTCCCGCCGCTTCCcgtctcctccttctcctcctctccaaCTTCCTCCCTCGCCCAATCACCCACCTCACAGAGTTACCCCAACTCCCCCACCAGCTCTGCAGAACCTGGCAGTCCGTATCACATCACAG CTGAGACTCCTCCCCCTCCATACAGTATGATGGAGACAAATACTCAAGAAGATATGAAGCCAAGCAATTCTACAGAAACCCCCAAACTCACATTCTCTGCTCCACACAGAG ATATGAGGCCTGTTTGTTACGAAGAGCCTGAGTACTGGTGCTCCATAGCTTACTATGAGCTCAACAACCGGGTGGGGGAGACGTTCCACGCCTCGTCCCGCAGCGTCTTGGTTGACGGCTTTACAGACCCATCCAATAACAAGAACCGATTCTGTCTTGGTCTGCTTTCCAATGTCAACCGCAACTCCACCATCGAGCACACTCGCAGGCACATAGGCAAAG GTTTACATCTGTACTACGTGGGAGGGGAGGTTTATGCAGAGTGTTTGAGTGACAGCAGCATCTTTGTGCAGAGCCGTAACTGTAACTTCCAGCATGGCTTCCACACCACCACTGTGTGCAAGATCCCAAGTGGCTGCAGCCTTAAGATCTTTAACAACCAGCTGTTTGCTCAGCTTCTCGCCCAGTCTGTCAACCACGGCTTCGAGGTCGTCTACGAGCTCACCAAGATGTGCACCATCCGCATGAGCTTTGTCAAG GGTTGGGGTGCTGAATACCACCGTCAAGATGTGACCAGCACCCCCTGCTGGATAGAAGTGCACCTGCATGGACCCCTGCAGTGGCTGGACAAGGTGCTTACGCAGATGGGATCCCCACACAACCCTATCTCTTCTGTATCATAA
- the LOC122844505 gene encoding regulatory factor X-associated protein, with product MSNKDSSSSASNKDKDSTLLLTKDGQRYFVSKSGAVDSRNVTTSHESENNVSSFSVDDPDEESDVLDASDPREGAASPEELNEEETSEGDNAPKQCTYEGCTETTTQVAKQRKPWMCKKHRNKMYKDKYKKKKSDQAMSSGKLDENSEERPVSVNKQRLGAMGDRPARPSLIEQVLNQKRLSLLRSPEVIRFLQQQQQLLAAQSRSQSQQHFQGC from the exons ATGAGCAACAAGGACAGTTCTTCATCCGCTTCAAATAAAGACAAGGACTCCACTCTTCTGCTCACTAAAGACGGCCAGCGGTATTTCGTTAGTAAAAGCGGAGCTGTGGACAGCAGAAACGTGACAACGTCGCATGAATCGGAGAACAACGTGTCGTCTTTCAGCGTGGACGATCCGGACGAAGAGAGCGACGTGCTGGATGCGTCTGATCCCAGAGAAGGCGCAGCCAGCCCGGAGGAGCTCAATGAAGAGGAGACCTCGGAGGGCGACAACGCCCCCAAACAGTGCACGTACGAGGGCTGCACGGAGACCACCACACAGGTGGCCAAGCAGAGGAAGCCGTGGATGTGCAAAAAACATCGCAACAAGATGTATAaggataaatataaaaagaagaagagcgACCAGGCTATGTCCAGCGGGAAGCTTGAT GAAAACTCTGAGGAGCGTCCAGTGTCTGTGAACAAACAGCGCCTCGGAGCCATGGGGGACCGTCCAGCCAGACCCTCCCTTATAGAGCAAGTCCTCAACCAGAAAAGACTG TCTCTGCTCAGGAGTCCAGAGGTGATCCggttcctgcagcagcagcagcagctcttggCTGCACAAAGCCgcagccaatcacagcagcACTTTCAGGGCTGTTGA